From the genome of Actinacidiphila yeochonensis CN732, one region includes:
- the fxsT gene encoding FxSxx-COOH system tetratricopeptide repeat protein, producing MAGGRQTAAAASGRGPVTISYAGYNRPWAAWIAYRLERQGVRVSLQRWDLAGPDSVEQALRDLLLSEGTVLVVLSEWYFRLGPREAEEWNRALRAVVPPHADRFAAVCVTAAALPSAAAALAAADLWGLGAVEAERRLLARLGVTPVRPAGPDGLGDGPRYPLEQPAVWGGVPRRNTRFTGRDHLLTTLHQQLSTAEPGAGVATLHGLSGVGKTHIATEYVYRFQPEYDVVWWVRASERGTLREKLAGLAPALGLVTGREYGERLRAVRDALRRGSPYPRWLVVLDGADRPEEIHDLVPTGPGHVLITSQNREWSEYNSSLIEVPVYDRDESVAFVRRRAPRLDDNDADKLAEALGDLALALDQNAGALNDSAMLVDDYIELVRHGSDVEPGLKVAADFQMTYFTAFSILLNRLREDRPEALDLLRLCVFFAPGPIPLRLVRDLPNREMPEQLVGLIEDPLLWSSAISKLAQWSVIQSDPQDAADEAGDASEGVQMHRLVYQAVRADMSPEEHATYSRVVRTMLASADPARPNDTRLWPRYAEIVPHLEPSGALESTNPDIQRTVLNCLRYLNSSGEYRTSRRLAETAAQYWPAVLGADHPRLWDLAQERVNAIRAMGDYATTEAIDRRAHELLTDERGPGDLLTLRAAGSLAADLRALGSYDEALVLARQVRDGYRDLFGRQDASFLVAQNNMGVGLRLLGRYDDALALDQSTMEAMRELLRERHSLTLSSENSYAHDLRLTGQYERATSVQERNAEVHRTVMGADNPQTLRAEHNLALCYRRVGDRPRAATVLAGLVERCERVLGDSDPLTVRAVASLSTFERSHGDLDRARELGEAVLDHYRAAFGDRHPYTAGVLANHALLLRAAGERQQSQIEAEDALAGMARAVGDAHPWTLACALNAGSARNLAGDPESAAEISRRTARQAAERLGREHPLTLSCRIALAADLRNLRRRREADKIEEEALAALARTLGPQHPHTVSARSRTRPYWDFEPFSS from the coding sequence ATGGCCGGAGGGCGGCAGACCGCGGCAGCGGCATCCGGGCGCGGGCCCGTGACCATCAGCTACGCCGGGTACAACCGGCCGTGGGCGGCCTGGATCGCCTACCGGCTGGAGCGGCAGGGCGTGCGGGTCTCCCTCCAGCGTTGGGACCTCGCCGGCCCCGACAGCGTCGAGCAGGCCCTGCGCGACCTGCTGCTCTCCGAGGGCACCGTGCTGGTGGTGCTCAGCGAGTGGTACTTCCGGCTGGGCCCGCGCGAGGCCGAGGAGTGGAACCGGGCGCTGCGCGCGGTCGTGCCACCGCACGCCGACCGGTTCGCGGCCGTCTGCGTCACCGCCGCCGCGCTGCCGTCCGCCGCGGCCGCGCTGGCCGCCGCCGACCTGTGGGGCCTGGGCGCGGTGGAGGCCGAACGCCGCCTGCTGGCCCGGCTCGGCGTCACCCCGGTCCGCCCGGCCGGCCCCGACGGCCTGGGCGACGGCCCCCGCTACCCGCTGGAGCAGCCCGCCGTGTGGGGCGGGGTGCCGCGCCGCAACACCCGCTTCACCGGCCGCGACCACCTCCTCACCACCCTCCACCAGCAGCTCTCCACCGCCGAGCCGGGGGCCGGCGTCGCCACCCTGCACGGCCTGTCGGGCGTCGGCAAGACGCACATCGCCACCGAGTACGTCTACCGCTTCCAGCCCGAGTACGACGTGGTGTGGTGGGTGCGCGCCAGCGAACGCGGCACGCTGCGCGAGAAACTGGCCGGCCTCGCGCCCGCCCTCGGCCTGGTCACCGGCCGGGAGTACGGCGAGCGGCTGCGCGCGGTCCGGGACGCGCTGCGCCGCGGCAGCCCGTATCCGCGCTGGCTGGTCGTCCTGGACGGCGCCGACCGGCCCGAGGAGATCCACGACCTGGTGCCCACCGGCCCCGGCCACGTGCTGATCACCTCGCAGAACCGCGAGTGGAGCGAGTACAACAGCTCGCTGATCGAGGTGCCCGTCTACGACCGCGACGAGTCGGTGGCGTTCGTCCGCCGCCGCGCGCCCCGGCTCGACGACAACGACGCCGACAAGCTCGCCGAGGCGCTCGGCGACCTCGCGCTGGCCCTGGACCAGAACGCCGGCGCCCTCAACGACTCCGCGATGCTGGTCGACGACTACATCGAGCTGGTGCGCCACGGCAGCGACGTCGAGCCGGGCCTCAAGGTCGCCGCCGACTTCCAGATGACGTACTTCACCGCCTTCTCGATACTCCTCAACCGGCTCCGCGAGGACCGCCCGGAGGCGCTGGACCTGCTGCGGCTGTGCGTCTTCTTCGCGCCCGGGCCGATCCCGCTGCGGCTGGTGCGGGACCTGCCCAACCGGGAGATGCCCGAGCAGCTGGTCGGGCTCATCGAGGACCCGCTGCTGTGGAGTTCGGCGATCAGCAAGCTCGCGCAGTGGTCGGTGATCCAGTCCGACCCGCAGGACGCGGCGGACGAGGCCGGCGACGCCTCGGAGGGCGTCCAGATGCACCGGCTGGTCTACCAGGCGGTGCGGGCCGACATGTCGCCCGAGGAGCACGCCACGTACTCCCGGGTGGTGCGCACCATGCTCGCCTCCGCCGACCCGGCCCGCCCCAACGACACCCGGCTGTGGCCGCGTTACGCCGAGATCGTGCCGCACCTGGAGCCGTCCGGCGCGCTGGAGTCCACCAACCCCGACATCCAGCGGACCGTCCTGAACTGCCTGCGCTACCTCAACTCCTCCGGCGAGTACCGCACCTCCCGGAGGCTGGCCGAGACCGCCGCCCAGTACTGGCCGGCCGTTCTGGGAGCCGACCACCCCCGGCTGTGGGACCTCGCCCAGGAACGCGTCAACGCGATCCGCGCCATGGGCGACTACGCCACCACCGAGGCCATCGACCGCCGCGCCCACGAACTGCTCACCGACGAACGCGGCCCCGGCGACCTGCTCACCCTGCGGGCCGCCGGCAGCCTGGCCGCCGACCTGCGGGCGCTGGGCAGCTACGACGAGGCGCTGGTCCTCGCCCGGCAGGTCCGCGACGGCTACCGCGACCTCTTCGGCCGGCAGGACGCCAGCTTCCTCGTCGCCCAGAACAACATGGGCGTCGGCCTGCGCCTGCTGGGCCGCTACGACGACGCGCTGGCGCTGGACCAGTCGACGATGGAGGCGATGCGCGAGCTGCTGCGCGAACGGCACAGCCTCACCCTGTCCTCGGAGAACTCCTACGCCCACGACCTGCGGCTGACCGGCCAGTACGAGCGGGCCACCTCCGTACAGGAGCGCAACGCCGAGGTGCACCGCACCGTCATGGGCGCCGACAACCCGCAGACGCTGCGCGCCGAGCACAACCTGGCGCTGTGCTACCGGCGGGTGGGGGACCGGCCGCGGGCCGCGACGGTGCTGGCCGGGCTGGTGGAGCGGTGCGAGCGGGTGCTCGGCGACAGCGACCCGCTCACCGTGCGGGCCGTGGCGAGCCTGTCCACGTTCGAGCGCTCGCACGGCGACCTGGACCGCGCCCGCGAGCTCGGCGAGGCCGTCCTGGACCACTACCGCGCCGCGTTCGGCGACCGCCACCCCTACACCGCCGGGGTCCTCGCCAACCACGCGCTGCTGCTGCGGGCCGCGGGCGAGCGGCAGCAGTCGCAGATCGAGGCGGAGGACGCGCTCGCCGGGATGGCCCGCGCGGTCGGCGACGCCCACCCCTGGACGCTCGCCTGCGCCCTCAACGCCGGCTCCGCGCGGAACCTGGCCGGCGACCCGGAGAGCGCGGCGGAGATCAGCCGCCGCACCGCCCGGCAGGCGGCCGAACGGCTCGGCCGGGAGCACCCGTTGACGCTCTCCTGCCGGATCGCGCTGGCCGCGGACCTGCGCAACCTGCGCCGCCGCCGGGAGGCCGACAAGATCGAGGAGGAGGCCCTGGCCGCCCTGGCCCGCACCCTCGGCCCCCAGCACCCCCACACCGTCTCGGCCCGCTCCCGCACCCGCCCCTACTGGGACTTCGAGCCCTTCAGCTCGTAG